One part of the Raphanus sativus cultivar WK10039 chromosome 7, ASM80110v3, whole genome shotgun sequence genome encodes these proteins:
- the LOC108815969 gene encoding protein AUXIN-REGULATED GENE INVOLVED IN ORGAN SIZE, translating into MNRKPPTLQNDIINIQDRYSNNLVMDVGGGRRNSRENVNFRRPAAMTSENSKRELRRSFSSQKRLMIPANYFSLESLVILVGLTASLLILPLVLPPLPPPPFMLLLIPIGIMVLLIVLAFMPSSSSSSSKSRDVTRTFM; encoded by the coding sequence ATGAATCGTAAACCCCCAACTTTACAAAACGACATCATAAACATCCAAGATCGTTACTCAAACAACCTTGTCATGGACGtcggaggaggaagaagaaacagcCGGGAAAACGTAAACTTTCGCCGTCCGGCGGCAATGACGTCAGAGAACAGCAAGCGTGAGTTGCGACGGAGCTTCTCGTCGCAGAAAAGGTTGATGATCCCGGCGAACTACTTCAGTTTGGAGTCTCTGGTTATACTGGTGGGTCTAACGGCGTCACTGTTGATCCTTCCGTTAGTTCTGCCGCCGTTACCTCCGCCTCCGTTTATGCTGCTTTTGATTCCGATTGGGATTATGGTTTTACTCATTGTTCTTGCCTTcatgccttcttcttcttcttcttcttctaagtCCAGAGATGTAACTCGCACTTTTATGTAA
- the LOC108816544 gene encoding SKP1-like protein 1A, giving the protein MIMLKSSDGESFVVEEAAARQSKIISFLVEEFPDQELPFTNLTSEILGKVMEYCKKHVVEDDVCGDSSSSSSSSDDLKKWDAKFVGEIDQPMLMDLIMAANYLHIPSLLDVTCQKVADMIAACNDEKEIRATFNIENDFTEEEVEAIRMENQYRN; this is encoded by the coding sequence ATGATCATGTTGAAAAGCTCCGACGGTGAATCGTTTGTGGTGGAGGAAGCGGCCGCTCGTCAGTCGAAGATCATATCGTTTCTCGTTGAAGAGTTCCCCGATCAAGAATTACCGTTTACGAACCTGACAAGCGAGATCCTCGGTAAAGTGATGGAGTACTGCAAGAAGCACGTGGTGGAAGACGACGTCTGTggtgattcttcttcttcctcctcctcctccgatgATCTCAAGAAGTGGGACGCGAAGTTCGTCGGGGAAATCGATCAGCCAATGCTCATGGATCTCATCATGGCTGCGAACTACCTACACATCCCAAGCCTTCTCGATGTGACTTGCCAGAAAGTTGCTGATATGATCGCTGCATGCAACGACGAGAAAGAGATTCGCGCAACGTTCAACATCGAGAACGATTTCACGGAAGAGGAAGTGGAAGCGATTCGCATGGAGAATCAATACCGTAACTAG
- the LOC108816661 gene encoding putative histone-lysine N-methyltransferase ASHH4: MTRLHDISFSFASNKYFFSFYMHQVGDYYSKRYTAMVTAKNKGSGRNQIKKGFRNFLKQMEGSEKFKSPDRLNKRKHIFIKRNIYLKKKFKKTIKEHGIFCACTSSTGSSTLCGEGCQCGLLLSSCSSICTCRCECTNKPFQQRHIKKMKLVQTEKCGYGIVADEDIESGEFIVEYVGEVIDDEICEERFWKLKHKVETNFYMCQIDNSLVIDATYKGNKSRYFNHSCDPNTVLQKWIIDGETRLGIFATRNINKGEHLTYDYQFVAFGSDQDCHCGAVCCKKKLGAKASKTNNIPSDEDVNLTACKVVTRKRRKVKKTRGKDPAG, encoded by the exons atgacAAGGCTGCATGAtatttctttttcctttgcgtcaaataaatattttttttccttttacatGCATCAAGTTGGGGACTATTACTCGAAACGGTATACTGCCATGGTTACCGCTAAGAATAAG GGTTCTGGTCGGAATCAAATCAAGAAAGGGTTTAGAAATTTTTTGAAGCAGATGGAGGGGTCGGAGAAATTCAAATCACCGGATAGATTGAATAAGAGGAAGCATATCTTCATAAAGCGCA ATATATACCTGAAGAAGAAATTTAAAAAGACGATTAAAGAGCATGGCATATTCTGTGCTTGCACTTCATCTACTGGCTCTTCAACTCTCTGTGGAGAAGGTTGCCAGTGTGG GTTGTTGCTTTCAAGCTGTTCATCTATTTGCACGTGCAGATGTGAGTGCACCAACAAACCGTTCCAACAAAGACATATCAAGAAAATGAAATTAGTTCAG ACAGAGAAGTGTGGATATGGGATTGTAGCAGATGAAGATATCGAATCAGGAGAGTTTATAGTCGAATATGTTGGGGAAG TTATCGACGATGAGATTTGTGAAGAAAGGTTTTGGAAGCTGAAGCATAAGGTGGAGACAAACTTCTACATGTGTCAGATAGACAACAGTTTGGTGATTGATGCTACTTACAAGGGGAACAAATCAAGATATTTCAATCACAGCTGCGACCCTAATACAGTGCTGCAGAAATG GATAATTGATGGAGAGACAAGACTCGGCATATTTGCTACCCGTAATATAAACAAAGGAGAGCACCTGACTTATGATTACCA GTTTGTTGCGTTTGGTTCAGATCAAGATTGTCATTGTGGTGCCGTATGTTGCAAGAAAAAGCTTGGTGCAAAAGCTAGCAAAACTAATAACATACCCTCGGATGAAGATGTGAACCTAACGGCGTGTAAAGTAGTGACCCGTAAACGGCGCAAG GTTAAAAAAACTCGAGGTAAAGACCCCGCGGGTTAG
- the LOC108817384 gene encoding methionine aminopeptidase 2B, whose product MASENPQVVVAPTVENGNAESSSRGKEEEPLESEISKKLQVTTEGGKEENEEEEEEEDGEGSKAETSTKKKKKKKNKNKKKTQQTDPPSVPVVKLFPSGDFPEGEIQHYKDDNLWRTTSEEKRELERLQKPIYNSVRQAAEVHRQVRKYVRSIVKPGMLMTDICETLEDTVRKLISENGLKAGIAFPTGCSLNWVAAHWTPNSGDKTVLQYDDVMKLDFGTHIDGHIIDCAFTVAFNPMYDPLLAASREATYTGIKEAGIDVRLCDIGAAIQEVMESYEVEINGKVFPVKSIRNLNGHSIGPYQIHAGKSVPIVKGGEQTKMEEGEFYAIETFGSTGKGYVREDLECSHYMKNFDVGHVPLRLPRAKQLLATINNNFSTLAFCRRYLDRIGETKYLMALKNLCDAGIVEPYPPLCDVKGSYVSQFEHTILLRPTCKEVLSKGDDY is encoded by the exons ATGGCGAGCGAAAACCCTCAAGTCGTTGTAGCTCCCACGGTGGAGAATGGCAACGCCGAATCATCCTCTAGAGGAAAAGAGGAGGAACCTTTGGAGTCTGAGATTTCGAAGAAGCTTCAAGTGACAACAGAAGGTGGAAAAGAGgagaacgaagaagaagaagaagaagaagacggagAAGGAAGCAAAG CTGAGACTtcaaccaagaagaagaaaaagaagaagaataaaaacaa GAAGAAGACCCAACAGACTGATCCACCTTCAGTCCCTGTCGTTAAGCTTTTCCCATCTGGAGACTTTCCTGAAGGTGAAATCCAGCACTACAAAGATGA CAACTTGTGGAGAACAACAtctgaagagaagagagagttgGAGCGTTTGCAAAAGCCAATATACAACTCTGTACGCCAAGCTGCTGAAGTTCATCGCCAG gttagGAAATATGTGAGAAGCATAGTGAAGCCTGGAATGTTGATGACTGATATATGTGAGACACTGGAGGATACTGTTCGTAAGCTGATATCAGAGAACGGTCTTAAAGCTGGTATTGCTTTCCCTACAGGATGTTCTTTGAATTG GGTTGCTGCTCATTGGACACCAAACTCTGGAGATAAGACTGTACTTCAGTACGACGATGTTATGAAACTAGACTTTGGAACACACATTGATG GACATATTATTGACTGTGCATTTACAGTTGCTTTCAATCCTATGTATGATCCTCTCTTAGCAGCCTCCCGTGAAGCTACTTATACCGGTATCAAG GAAGCTGGAATTGATGTTCGTCTATGCGACATTGGTGCTGCAATTCAGGAGGTCATGGAGTCCTATGAGGTTGAAATCAACGGAAAGGTCTTTCCAG TTAAAAGTATCCGAAACTTGAATGGTCATAGCATTGGACCTTATCAGATACATGCTGGAAAGTCAGTTCCTATAGTTAAAGGAGGCGAGCAGACAAAGATGGAAGAGGGTGAATTTTATGCCATCGAAACATTTGGATCAACTG GGAAAGGATATGTGAGAGAAGACTTGGAATGTAGCCACTACATGAAGAACTTTGACGTTGGCCATGTCCCCTTGAGGTTACCTAGAGCAAAACAACTCCTTGCAACTATCAACAACAATTTCTCGACTCTAGCCTTCTGCAGACGTTATTTGGACCGCATTGGTGAAACCAAATATCTAATGGCTCTAAAGAATCTGTGTGACGCTGGCATTGTTGAG CCGTATCCTCCTCTGTGTGATGTGAAGGGGAGCTATGTATCACAGTTTGAGCACACCATTTTACTGCGACCTACTTGCAAAGAAGTTCTTTCCAAGGGAGACGACTATTGA
- the LOC108818510 gene encoding guanosine nucleotide diphosphate dissociation inhibitor 2 — protein sequence MDEEYEVIVLGTGLKECILSGLLSVDGVKVLHMDRNDYYGGESTSLNLNQLWKKFRGEEKAPEHLGASRDYNVDMMPKFMMGNGKLVRTLIHTDVTKYLSFKAVDGSYVFVKGKVQKVPVTPMEALKSPLMGIFEKRRAGKFFSYVQDYDEKDPKTHNGMDLTKLTTKELIAKFGLDDNTIDFIGHAVALHTNDQHLNQPALDTVMRMKLYAESLARFQGTSPYIYPLYGLGELPQAFARLSAVYGGTYMLCKPECKVEFDEEGKVIGVTSEGETAKCKKIVCDPSYLPNKVRKIGRVARAIAIMSHPIPNTNDSHSVQVIIPQKQLGRKSDMYVFCCSYSHNVAPKGKFIAFVSTDAETDNPQTELKAGIDLLGPVDEIFFDMYDRYEPVNEPALDNCFISTSYDATTHFETTVSDVLNMYTLITGKQLDLSVDLSAASAAEE from the exons ATGGATGAAGAGTACGAGGTCATTGTTCTCGGAACCGGTCTCAAGGAGTGCATCCTCAGCGGTCTCCTCTCCGTCGATGGTGTCAAG GTGCTTCACATGGACAGAAACGATTACTATGGTGGAGAATCAACTTCGCTTAATCTCAATCAG CTTTGGAAGAAGTTCAGGGGAGAAGAGAAGGCTCCTGAACATTTAGGTGCTAGCAGGGATTACAATGTTGACATGATGCCTAAG TTTATGATGGGAAATGGCAAGCTTGTTCGTACCCTTATTCACACTGACGTTACAAAGTATTTGTCCTTTAAAGCCGTTGATGGAAGCTATGTTTTCGTTAAAGGCAAG GTTCAAAAGGTGCCAGTCACTCCTATGGAGGCCCTGAAATCTCCTCTCATGGGTATATTTGAGAAGCGTCGAGCTGGCAAGTTTTTCAGTTATGTTCAGGATTACGACGAGAAGGATCCCAAAACACACAACGGCATGGATTTGACCAAACTTACAACTAAGGAACTGATTGC GAAATTTGGTCTTGATGACAACACCATTGACTTTATTGGTCACGCAGTGGCACTTCACACTAATGACCAACACCTCAATCAACCCGCCTTGGATACCGTTATGAGAATGAAG CTCTATGCTGAATCTCTTGCACGTTTCCAAGGAACCTCTCCATATATTTATCCTCTCTATGGGCTGGGCGAACTACCTCAG GCATTTGCACGACTGAGTGCTGTATATGGTGGCACATATATGCTGTGCAAACCTGAGTGCAAG GTAGAATTTGATGAAGAAGGTAAGGTTATTGGTGTAACATCTGAGGGAGAGACTGCCAAATGCAAAAAGATTGTGTGTGACCCTTCCTACCTTCCAAACAAG GTTAGGAAGATTGGCAGAGTTGCTCGGGCCATCGCAATTATGAGCCACCCTATTCCAAACACCAATGACTCTCACTCAGTGCAGGTCATCATACCTCAGAAGCAGTTGGGCCGCAAATCAGACAT GTATGTCTTCTGCTGTTCCTACTCCCACAACGTTGCTCCCAAGGGAAAGTTCATCGCATTTGTATCTACAGATGCAGAGACTGATAACCCTCAGACCGAACTAAAGGCTGGAATTGATCTCTTGGGTCCTGTTGATGAGATATTCTTTGACATGTATGATAGATACGAGCCTGTCAACGAGCCAGCTTTGGACAACTGCTTTATATCAACG AGCTATGATGCTACAACACACTTCGAGACAACTGTTTCTGATGTGTTGAACATGTATACCCTAATCACTGGAAAG CAACTGGACCTAAGTGTTGATCTGAGTGCAGCAAGCGCTGCAGAGGAATGA
- the LOC108816807 gene encoding LOW QUALITY PROTEIN: uncharacterized protein LOC108816807 (The sequence of the model RefSeq protein was modified relative to this genomic sequence to represent the inferred CDS: inserted 1 base in 1 codon) yields MGILSWFTSSPKLSQPEITQMEKSETPAPGMNGXTVFEFASVATTGDRVTLAGYCPVSDDLEPCRWEILPADGKDAPQFRVVF; encoded by the exons ATGGGGATACTGTCGTGGTTCACCAGCAGCCCGAAGCTGTCGCAGCCGGAGATAACTCAGATGGAGAAATCGGAAACTCCGGCACCGGGGATGAACG CCACGGTTTTCGAGTTCGCCTCCGTGGCAACCACGGGAGACAGAGTCACTCTCGCAGGATACTGCCCCGTTTCCGACGATCTCGAACCTTGCCGCTGGGAGATTCTTCCCGCCGACGGGAAAGACGCGCCGCAGTTTCGCGTCGTCTTCTGA
- the LOC108817383 gene encoding methylenetetrahydrofolate reductase (NADH) 1 produces MKVVDKIKSATEQGQTAFSFEFFPPKTDDGVENLFERMDRLVSYGPSFCDITWGAGGSTADLTLEIASRMQNAICVETMMHLTCTNMPVEKIDHALETIRSNGIQNVLALRGDPPHGQDKFVQVEGGFACALDLVNHIRSKYGDYFGITVAGYPEAHPDVIEANGLATPESYQSDLAYLKRKVDAGADLIVTQLFYDTDIFLKFVNDCRKIGINCPIVPGIMPISNYKGFLRMAGFCKTKIPAELTAALEPIKDNEEAVKAFGIHFATEMCKKILAHGITTLHIYTLNVDKSAIGILMNLGLIDESKITRSLPWRRPANVFRTKEDVRPIFWANRPKSYISRTKGWNDFPQGRWGDSRSASYGTLSDYQFMRPRARDKKLQQEWAVPLKGIEDVQEKFKELCLGNLKSSPWSELDGLQPETKIINEKLGKINSNGFLTINSQPSVNAAKSDSPAIGWGGPGGYVYQKAYLEFFCSKDKLDTLVEKSKAFPSITFMAVNKAENWVSNIGESDVNAVTWGVFPAKEVIQPTIVDPASFKVWKDEAFEIWSRSWANLYPEDEPSRKLLEEVKNSYYLVSLVDNDYISGDIFSVFA; encoded by the exons ATGAAGGTCGTAGACAAGATCAAATCCGCGACGGAGCAAGGCCAAACCGCCTTCTCCTTCGAGTTCTTCCCTCCCAAGACCGACGACGGCGTCGAGAATCTCTTCGAGCGGATGGATCGGCTGGTCTCCTACGGCCCCTCCTTCTGCGACATCACCTGGGGAGCCGGAGGATCCACCGCGGATCTCACGCTCGAGATCGCCTCGAGGATGCAGAACGCCATCTGCGTGGAGACGATGATGCACCTCACCTGCACCAACATGCCCGTGGAGAAGATCGACCACGCGCTCGAGACGATCAGATCCAACGGGATCCAGAACGTGCTCGCGCTGAGAGGGGACCCGCCTCATGGACAGGATAAGTTCGTTCAGGTGGAAGGAGGGTTCGCTTGTGCTTTGGATCTGGTGAATCATATTAGGAGCAAGTATGGTGATTACTTTGGGATCACTGTTGCTGGCTATCCTG AGGCTCATCCGGATGTGATTGAAGCTAATGGGCTTGCTACTCCTGAGTCTTATCAGAGTGATCTTGCTTACCTGAAGAGAAAG GTTGATGCTGGAGCGGATTTGATTGTGACTCAGCTGTTTTATGATACTGATATATTCCTCAAGTTTGTGAATGACTGTCGGAAAATTGGGATTAACTGTCCCATTGTTCCGGGGATTATGCCCATTTCTAACTACAAGGGCTTCTTGCGTATGGCTGGTTTCTGCAAGACCAAG ATACCTGCTGAGCTCACTGCTGCCTTGGAGCCTATCAAGGACAATGAAGAAGCTGTGAAAGCTTTTGGTATTCACTTTGCAACCGAGATGTGCAAAAAGATTTTGGCCCATGGAATCACTACCCTTCATATCTACACTTTGAACGTGGACAAATCAGCTATTGGAATATTAATG AATCTTGGTCTGATTGATGAGTCTAAAATCACTCGTTCTTTACCTTGGAGACGCCCTGCAAATGTTTTCCGTACTAAGGAAGATGTTCGCCCCATTTTCTG GGCAAACCGTCCAAAGAGCTACATATCTAGGACTAAGGGCTGGAATGACTTCCCACAGGGACGATGGGGTGATTCACGCAGTGCATCATATGGCACACTTTCCGATTATCAG TTCATGCGCCCACGAGCACGTGACAAGAAGCTCCAGCAAGAATGGGCTGTCCCACTGAAAGGCATTGAAGATGTTCAAGAG AAATTCAAAGAGCTCTGTCTTGGAAACTTAAAAAGCAGTCCATGGTCTGAGTTAGATGGACTCCAGCCAGAAACAAAGATCATAAACGAGAAACTCGGAAAAATAAACTCCAACGGCTTCCTGACCATCAATAGCCAACCATCAGTCAATGCAGCCAAATCTGATTCCCCAGCTATTG GATGGGGTGGACCTGGTGGTTATGTCTACCAGAAAGCTTACCTAGAGTTCTTCTGCTCTAAGGATAAGTTAGACACACTTGTGGAGAAGTCCAAAGCTTTTCCTTCCATCACCTTCATGGCGGTGAACAAAGCAGAGAACTGGGTATCAAACATTGGTGAATCCGATGTGAATGCAGTTACCTGGGGAGTGTTCCCAGCTAAGGAGGTTATTCAACCGACAATTGTGGATCCAGCCAGTTTCAAAGTCTGGAAAGACGAAGCCTTTGAGATTTGGTCAAGAAGCTGGGCTAACTTGTACCCTGAGGATGAGCCTTCTAGAAAGTTGCTCGAAGAG GTGAAGAACAGCTACTATTTGGTAAGCTTAGTGGACAACGATTACATCAGTGGTGATATATTCTCAGTCTTTGCCTGA